From one Populus alba chromosome 17, ASM523922v2, whole genome shotgun sequence genomic stretch:
- the LOC118048704 gene encoding uncharacterized protein isoform X3, producing the protein MKIARLGLFGSEQELFLLLYWKEDRVNKHKEKKDKERREDKEKREKDRSDGKQRNKKDRKEKHREKKEKDRDKDKDKSSASDEKRLAGQTKLHNGGDKTSDERKFPGQSKHVVGDKPLDGRRLQEKSEGNGGETCTQKGKERDVDKYSISGEKKFSGQFSSYNGQKLIQNNSNLSHYPKDSKFVQQLGKRARDEDQNQFFEKFPGTDAKKDKGMVRLVAKTACSWVEGKEKNKTDDDRKLDGQGIKDEARFTGSAQSLSATFQARIDGMLRPLEKDIEKKMEGKDKTKQKETNDKNEDQCKDKEKKGKEKDKVRDKEKKKEEKEKEKRERKKKEPDKLKESNMSDIVGNHTVKASHLSKESSYSAVDEVNIKKRKDSDTNGFLHANDVKPSKLPRPTSLPQSAENGRMLGTCENPTAAIRVKPEAVNMDKVDNKGYKINGLVEAQAPSISSTTHPLSISLTKSLTNPSHSTAQTDEIAEVSRKQPHPDSKYLPDVLTVPKMEHWSDFEDQEWLFQSAYSQTKKSQVEVSVVDEKREVWSEALQIEATDVYALPYVIPY; encoded by the exons ATGAAGATTGCACGTTTAGGATTGTTTGGCAGTGAACAAGAATTGTTTCTTCTGCTGTATTGGAAG GAGGACAGGGTGAATAAGCACAAGGAGAAGAAAGAtaaggagagaagagaagacaaagaaaagagggagaaagATAGGAGTGATGGAAAGCAAAGGAACAAGAAAGACAGAAAGGAAAAGCATAGAGAGAAAAAGGAGAAGGATAGAGATAAAGATAAAGACAAAAGTAGCGCCTCAGATGAAAAGAGACTTGCAGGACAAACTAAGCTTCACAATGGAGGAGATAAAACCTCAGATGAAAGAAAATTTCCTGGGCAATCTAAGCATGTCGTTGGAGATAAACCCTTGGATGGAAGGAGACTTCAAGAGAAATCTGAGGGTAATGGAGGAGAGACATGTACTCAGAAGGGGAAGGAAAGGGATGTAGATAAGTATAGTATCTCTGGTGAGAAGAAATTTTCTGGGCAATTTTCAAGTTACAATGGACAGAAACTAATTCAGAACAACAGTAATTTGTCTCACTACCCTAAGGATTCTAAATTTGTACAGCAGCTGGGCAAGAGAGCCAGAGATGAAGACCAAAACCAGTTCTTTGAGAAGTTCCCTGGTACAGATGCAAAAAAGGACAAGGGAATGGTCAGACTGGTGGCAAAAACCGCTTGCAGTTGGgttgaaggaaaagaaaagaacaagacAGATGATGATAGAAAGTTGGATGGGCAAGGAATCAAGGATGAGGCAAGATTTACTGGTAGTGCTCAAAGCCTTTCTGCAACATTTCAGGCTAGGATTGATGGAATGCTTAGACCACTGGAGAAAGACATTGAGAAGAAGATGGAAGGGAAAGATAAGACCAAACAAAAGGAAACGAATGATAAAAACGAGGATCAATGCAAggataaagagaaaaaaggcaAAGAGAAGGATAAAGTCAGGGAtaaggagaagaaaaaggaggagaaagaaaaggagaaaagggaACGTAAGAAAAAAGAGCCGGATAAATTGAAGGAAAGCAATATGTCTGACATTGTAGGTAACCATACTGTAAAAGCCTCCCATCTTTCCAAGGAGAGCTCTTATAGTGCTGTTGATGAAGTAAATATCAAGAAACGAAAGGACTCGGACACAAATGGATTTTTGCATG CTAATGATGTTAAGCCCAGTAAGTTGCCAAGACCTACTTCCTTGCCTCAATCTGCTGAGAATGGAAGGATGTTGGGAACTTGCGAAAATCCCACTGCAGCTATACGAGTTAAGCCGGAGGCTGTCAATATGGATAAGGTGGATAATAAAGGATACAAGATAAATGGTTTGGTAGAAGCTCAAGCTCCGTCCATCTCCTCAACAACTCATCCTCTATCTATCTCTTTAACGAAGTCTTTAACAAATCCATCACATTCTACTGCTCAAACTGATGAAATAGCTGAAGTGTCTAGGAAACAACCCCATCCTGATTCCAAGTATCTGCCTGATGTGCTTACAGTACCCAAAATGGAACACTGGTCTGATTTTGAGGACCAAGAATGGCTATTTCAGAGTGCGTATTCCCAAACAAAGAAGTCCCAGGTTGAGGTTTCAGTGGTCGATGAGAAACGAGAGGTGTGGTCAGAAGCTCTGCAGATTGAAGCGACTGATGTTTATGCACTGCCGTACGTTATTCCATATTGA
- the LOC118048704 gene encoding uncharacterized protein isoform X1, whose amino-acid sequence MGVSHFFLITSLLCFLPFGCWHIIGTCHNLGTHGLPCILLCFLDNVRAGLYIKVLICLEDRVNKHKEKKDKERREDKEKREKDRSDGKQRNKKDRKEKHREKKEKDRDKDKDKSSASDEKRLAGQTKLHNGGDKTSDERKFPGQSKHVVGDKPLDGRRLQEKSEGNGGETCTQKGKERDVDKYSISGEKKFSGQFSSYNGQKLIQNNSNLSHYPKDSKFVQQLGKRARDEDQNQFFEKFPGTDAKKDKGMVRLVAKTACSWVEGKEKNKTDDDRKLDGQGIKDEARFTGSAQSLSATFQARIDGMLRPLEKDIEKKMEGKDKTKQKETNDKNEDQCKDKEKKGKEKDKVRDKEKKKEEKEKEKRERKKKEPDKLKESNMSDIVGNHTVKASHLSKESSYSAVDEVNIKKRKDSDTNGFLHANDVKPSKLPRPTSLPQSAENGRMLGTCENPTAAIRVKPEAVNMDKVDNKGYKINGLVEAQAPSISSTTHPLSISLTKSLTNPSHSTAQTDEIAEVSRKQPHPDSKYLPDVLTVPKMEHWSDFEDQEWLFQSAYSQTKKSQVEVSVVDEKREVWSEALQIEATDVYALPYVIPY is encoded by the exons ATGGGAGTTTCTCATTTCTTTCTGATCACTTCTCTTTTATGCTTTTTACCATTTGGATGTTGGCATATAATTGGTACGTGCCATAATTTAGGCACACATGGGCTACCTTGCATTCTGCTCTGTTTCTTGGATAATGTAAGGGCAGGCCTCTACATCAAAGTCTTGATTTGTCTT GAGGACAGGGTGAATAAGCACAAGGAGAAGAAAGAtaaggagagaagagaagacaaagaaaagagggagaaagATAGGAGTGATGGAAAGCAAAGGAACAAGAAAGACAGAAAGGAAAAGCATAGAGAGAAAAAGGAGAAGGATAGAGATAAAGATAAAGACAAAAGTAGCGCCTCAGATGAAAAGAGACTTGCAGGACAAACTAAGCTTCACAATGGAGGAGATAAAACCTCAGATGAAAGAAAATTTCCTGGGCAATCTAAGCATGTCGTTGGAGATAAACCCTTGGATGGAAGGAGACTTCAAGAGAAATCTGAGGGTAATGGAGGAGAGACATGTACTCAGAAGGGGAAGGAAAGGGATGTAGATAAGTATAGTATCTCTGGTGAGAAGAAATTTTCTGGGCAATTTTCAAGTTACAATGGACAGAAACTAATTCAGAACAACAGTAATTTGTCTCACTACCCTAAGGATTCTAAATTTGTACAGCAGCTGGGCAAGAGAGCCAGAGATGAAGACCAAAACCAGTTCTTTGAGAAGTTCCCTGGTACAGATGCAAAAAAGGACAAGGGAATGGTCAGACTGGTGGCAAAAACCGCTTGCAGTTGGgttgaaggaaaagaaaagaacaagacAGATGATGATAGAAAGTTGGATGGGCAAGGAATCAAGGATGAGGCAAGATTTACTGGTAGTGCTCAAAGCCTTTCTGCAACATTTCAGGCTAGGATTGATGGAATGCTTAGACCACTGGAGAAAGACATTGAGAAGAAGATGGAAGGGAAAGATAAGACCAAACAAAAGGAAACGAATGATAAAAACGAGGATCAATGCAAggataaagagaaaaaaggcaAAGAGAAGGATAAAGTCAGGGAtaaggagaagaaaaaggaggagaaagaaaaggagaaaagggaACGTAAGAAAAAAGAGCCGGATAAATTGAAGGAAAGCAATATGTCTGACATTGTAGGTAACCATACTGTAAAAGCCTCCCATCTTTCCAAGGAGAGCTCTTATAGTGCTGTTGATGAAGTAAATATCAAGAAACGAAAGGACTCGGACACAAATGGATTTTTGCATG CTAATGATGTTAAGCCCAGTAAGTTGCCAAGACCTACTTCCTTGCCTCAATCTGCTGAGAATGGAAGGATGTTGGGAACTTGCGAAAATCCCACTGCAGCTATACGAGTTAAGCCGGAGGCTGTCAATATGGATAAGGTGGATAATAAAGGATACAAGATAAATGGTTTGGTAGAAGCTCAAGCTCCGTCCATCTCCTCAACAACTCATCCTCTATCTATCTCTTTAACGAAGTCTTTAACAAATCCATCACATTCTACTGCTCAAACTGATGAAATAGCTGAAGTGTCTAGGAAACAACCCCATCCTGATTCCAAGTATCTGCCTGATGTGCTTACAGTACCCAAAATGGAACACTGGTCTGATTTTGAGGACCAAGAATGGCTATTTCAGAGTGCGTATTCCCAAACAAAGAAGTCCCAGGTTGAGGTTTCAGTGGTCGATGAGAAACGAGAGGTGTGGTCAGAAGCTCTGCAGATTGAAGCGACTGATGTTTATGCACTGCCGTACGTTATTCCATATTGA
- the LOC118048704 gene encoding uncharacterized protein isoform X2 yields MSRCFPFPPPGYEKKIRSDDVDLLIKEDRVNKHKEKKDKERREDKEKREKDRSDGKQRNKKDRKEKHREKKEKDRDKDKDKSSASDEKRLAGQTKLHNGGDKTSDERKFPGQSKHVVGDKPLDGRRLQEKSEGNGGETCTQKGKERDVDKYSISGEKKFSGQFSSYNGQKLIQNNSNLSHYPKDSKFVQQLGKRARDEDQNQFFEKFPGTDAKKDKGMVRLVAKTACSWVEGKEKNKTDDDRKLDGQGIKDEARFTGSAQSLSATFQARIDGMLRPLEKDIEKKMEGKDKTKQKETNDKNEDQCKDKEKKGKEKDKVRDKEKKKEEKEKEKRERKKKEPDKLKESNMSDIVGNHTVKASHLSKESSYSAVDEVNIKKRKDSDTNGFLHANDVKPSKLPRPTSLPQSAENGRMLGTCENPTAAIRVKPEAVNMDKVDNKGYKINGLVEAQAPSISSTTHPLSISLTKSLTNPSHSTAQTDEIAEVSRKQPHPDSKYLPDVLTVPKMEHWSDFEDQEWLFQSAYSQTKKSQVEVSVVDEKREVWSEALQIEATDVYALPYVIPY; encoded by the exons ATGTCGCGTTGCTTTCCATTTCCACCACCAGGATATGAAAAGAAGATCAGGAGTGATGATGTTGACCTACTAATAAAG GAGGACAGGGTGAATAAGCACAAGGAGAAGAAAGAtaaggagagaagagaagacaaagaaaagagggagaaagATAGGAGTGATGGAAAGCAAAGGAACAAGAAAGACAGAAAGGAAAAGCATAGAGAGAAAAAGGAGAAGGATAGAGATAAAGATAAAGACAAAAGTAGCGCCTCAGATGAAAAGAGACTTGCAGGACAAACTAAGCTTCACAATGGAGGAGATAAAACCTCAGATGAAAGAAAATTTCCTGGGCAATCTAAGCATGTCGTTGGAGATAAACCCTTGGATGGAAGGAGACTTCAAGAGAAATCTGAGGGTAATGGAGGAGAGACATGTACTCAGAAGGGGAAGGAAAGGGATGTAGATAAGTATAGTATCTCTGGTGAGAAGAAATTTTCTGGGCAATTTTCAAGTTACAATGGACAGAAACTAATTCAGAACAACAGTAATTTGTCTCACTACCCTAAGGATTCTAAATTTGTACAGCAGCTGGGCAAGAGAGCCAGAGATGAAGACCAAAACCAGTTCTTTGAGAAGTTCCCTGGTACAGATGCAAAAAAGGACAAGGGAATGGTCAGACTGGTGGCAAAAACCGCTTGCAGTTGGgttgaaggaaaagaaaagaacaagacAGATGATGATAGAAAGTTGGATGGGCAAGGAATCAAGGATGAGGCAAGATTTACTGGTAGTGCTCAAAGCCTTTCTGCAACATTTCAGGCTAGGATTGATGGAATGCTTAGACCACTGGAGAAAGACATTGAGAAGAAGATGGAAGGGAAAGATAAGACCAAACAAAAGGAAACGAATGATAAAAACGAGGATCAATGCAAggataaagagaaaaaaggcaAAGAGAAGGATAAAGTCAGGGAtaaggagaagaaaaaggaggagaaagaaaaggagaaaagggaACGTAAGAAAAAAGAGCCGGATAAATTGAAGGAAAGCAATATGTCTGACATTGTAGGTAACCATACTGTAAAAGCCTCCCATCTTTCCAAGGAGAGCTCTTATAGTGCTGTTGATGAAGTAAATATCAAGAAACGAAAGGACTCGGACACAAATGGATTTTTGCATG CTAATGATGTTAAGCCCAGTAAGTTGCCAAGACCTACTTCCTTGCCTCAATCTGCTGAGAATGGAAGGATGTTGGGAACTTGCGAAAATCCCACTGCAGCTATACGAGTTAAGCCGGAGGCTGTCAATATGGATAAGGTGGATAATAAAGGATACAAGATAAATGGTTTGGTAGAAGCTCAAGCTCCGTCCATCTCCTCAACAACTCATCCTCTATCTATCTCTTTAACGAAGTCTTTAACAAATCCATCACATTCTACTGCTCAAACTGATGAAATAGCTGAAGTGTCTAGGAAACAACCCCATCCTGATTCCAAGTATCTGCCTGATGTGCTTACAGTACCCAAAATGGAACACTGGTCTGATTTTGAGGACCAAGAATGGCTATTTCAGAGTGCGTATTCCCAAACAAAGAAGTCCCAGGTTGAGGTTTCAGTGGTCGATGAGAAACGAGAGGTGTGGTCAGAAGCTCTGCAGATTGAAGCGACTGATGTTTATGCACTGCCGTACGTTATTCCATATTGA
- the LOC118048705 gene encoding F-box protein CPR1, which translates to LISHPEFAENHLKRAKEDTNANHYKIFLSTDPDPLSIDPEAYFDADDNLSTTQLKFPVSYPAYSYIEILGSCNGLVCGLFHDNPLIHIWNPSTRESRELAIPGSSEDVAFYGFGYDVKLDDYKIVKGSTNSTDISNSETKVEVFTLKSNKWRTIQDLRCGVLLEGPGTLANGALHWLVRQENGGSKKRVMVSFDLSEEKFLEMTPLRGLTEDDSSWDLELKVLGDWLCLYSHYGLICEAWIMKEYSSEASWTRFLRFNGESIPGGKYWFRLLWVTKNGNVFYDLDGREVVFYNPDEDTARPFIINHEGDWFESTAYIESLVSPNNISDGLLPNI; encoded by the coding sequence CTAATATCCCATCCCGAGTTTGCCGAGAACCACCTCAAACGTGCCAAGGAAGACACCAACGCAAACCACTACAAAATCTTTCTCTCCACCGATCCTGATCCCCTATCCATCGATCCTGAAGCCTATTTTGATGCCGATGATAATCTTTCAACAACTCAGCTCAAATTTCCTGTCAGCTATCCTGCATATTCTTATATTGAGATCTTGGGATCTTGTAATGGCTTGGTGTGTGGACTTTTTCACGATAATCCTCTGATCCATATATGGAATCCATCTACTAGAGAGTCCAGGGAATTGGCTATTCCGGGTTCTTCAGAAGATGTTGCGTTTTACGGATTTGGTTATGATGTCAAGCTTGATGATTACAAAATAGTAAAAGGTTCCACCAACAGTACTGATATCTCCAATAGTGAAACTAAAGTGGAGGTGTTTACCTTAAAAAGCAATAAATGGAGAACAATTCAAGACCTTCGTTGTGGTGTTCTCTTGGAGGGCCCGGGAACTTTAGCGAATGGGGCTTTGCACTGGCTTGTCAGACAGGAAAATGGTGGAAGTAAAAAGCGTGTAATGGTTTCATTTGATTTGTCAGAGGAGAAATTCCTAGAGATGACGCCACTTCGAGGTCTAACTGAAGATGACAGTAGTTGGGACTTGGAATTGAAAGTTTTAGGAGACTGGCTTTGTCTATATTCTCATTATGGTCTAATCTGCGAGGCATGGATCATGAAGGAATATAGCAGCGAGGCCTCGTGGACTAGATTCTTGAGGTTTAATGGCGAATCAATTCCTGGAGGCAAGTACTGGTTTCGATTATTATGGGTGACAAAGAATGGTAACgttttttatgatttagatGGAAGGGAAGTTGTCTTCTATAACCCAGACGAAGACACAGCAAGACCATTCATCATCAACCATGAAGGAGATTGGTTTGAATCGACTGCTTACATAGAAAGTCTTGTTTCCCCTAATAATATTAGTGATGGCCTGCTACCAAACATATAA
- the LOC118048706 gene encoding glycine-rich RNA-binding protein 2, mitochondrial, whose protein sequence is MAFFNKFGSLVRQSISQNGQVPMASSMLNSIRCMSSSKLFVGGLAWSTDDQSLKDAFSGFGEVTDARVITDRDTGRSRGFGFVSYESTESASEALSAMDGQELGGRNIRVSYATDKRQPQPYNNNYGGNPDY, encoded by the exons ATGGCTTTCTTTAACAAGTTTGGGAGCCTAGTCAGGCAGTCAATTTCCCAGAATGGGCAAGTTCCAATGGCATCATCTATGCTGAACTCTATTCGCTGCATGTCTTCATCAAAGCTTTTCGTTGGAG GGCTTGCATGGTCAACTGATGATCAATCCCTTAAGGATGCATTTTCTGGCTTTGGGGAAGTGACTGATG CAAGAGTTATCACTGATAGAGACACTGGGAGGTCTCGTGGATTTGGGTTTGTTAGTTACGAAAGCACTGAATCTGCCAGTGAAGCATTGTCAGCAATGGATGGCCAG GAATTGGGAGGAAGAAACATTCGCGTGAGTTACGCCACCGACAAGAGACAACCACAACCTTACAATAACAATTACGGTGGGAATCCAGATTATTGA